A window from Flavobacterium sp. 83 encodes these proteins:
- a CDS encoding acyltransferase family protein — protein MINIKNFENIRLIAILSILVTHTALLNLGIAKNLVNITEKSTEIYYYQLLTHTLYINIFKAGTIIFFIISGFLFEMQVVKFKEFTVFVRKKSKSLLHPYFIIFMIPTLIFVGIIEPNFGIKENLSFYLFAIKSIENIFLTNYWFVPALFITLIINYFIKTKYLIKSLIVFVSVWLISYINLYLKFTITSHTVWFCGFFFIFTLGRLMNVYNNQIANVNLFRSKNKLLLITFICYIVSNLESMIILVYGHNIDNLSTLRIGNIAYSFFLFYLLNVIFNKIKFVLPIEISFYFIYLIHPFVLRITNFILYKNNLIVFDYPFQLLYDIIHFLIVLIFCVAIQQIFFKLKFKSKFISEYVFK, from the coding sequence ATGATTAACATCAAAAACTTCGAGAATATTCGTTTAATTGCTATTCTTTCAATACTTGTAACGCATACAGCTTTGTTAAATTTGGGAATAGCTAAAAACTTAGTGAATATAACAGAAAAGAGTACTGAAATTTATTACTATCAATTATTAACTCATACGCTTTATATAAATATATTCAAAGCAGGAACTATAATATTCTTTATTATTTCTGGATTTCTTTTCGAAATGCAAGTGGTTAAATTTAAAGAATTTACTGTTTTTGTTAGGAAAAAATCAAAGAGCCTTTTACATCCTTATTTCATAATTTTTATGATACCAACGCTCATCTTTGTTGGGATTATAGAACCTAATTTTGGGATAAAAGAAAATCTAAGTTTTTATCTTTTTGCAATAAAATCAATAGAAAATATATTTTTAACCAACTATTGGTTTGTGCCTGCACTTTTTATTACGTTAATTATTAATTATTTTATTAAAACGAAGTACCTTATTAAATCATTAATTGTATTTGTGTCAGTTTGGTTGATTTCTTACATTAATTTATACTTAAAGTTTACAATCACCTCACACACTGTATGGTTTTGCGGATTTTTCTTTATATTTACATTAGGGAGGTTGATGAATGTTTATAATAATCAAATAGCAAATGTAAATCTATTTAGAAGTAAAAATAAACTTCTTTTAATAACTTTTATCTGTTACATTGTTTCTAATTTAGAATCAATGATAATACTTGTTTACGGTCACAATATAGATAATTTAAGTACATTAAGAATTGGAAATATTGCTTATTCTTTTTTTCTGTTCTATCTTTTAAATGTAATCTTTAATAAAATAAAGTTTGTCCTACCGATTGAAATTTCTTTTTATTTTATTTATTTAATTCACCCCTTTGTTCTTAGAATAACCAACTTTATTCTTTATAAAAATAATTTAATTGTATTTGATTATCCATTTCAATTGTTGTATGATATTATCCATTTTTTAATTGTTTTGATATTTTGTGTTGCTATTCAACAAATATTTTTTAAATTAAAATTTAAATCAAAATTCATTTCAGAGTATGTATTCAAATAA
- a CDS encoding GDSL-type esterase/lipase family protein, producing MYSNNNIYKSLNRILLFGIIFYLCQGCASKNITDELVNDKIVVVVLGSSNAFGIGASSPNQSWVGLLKKASSDLIINLSISGSTTYTFLPYNSPNYRNIKPDKLRNIDAAINLLPKIIIFSITTNDIASGYSIDEYLNNMELMTNLCISNKVEYIITSTLPRNPLPFEQRKALYDLNRRLEKAYGNRYVEIYNPVANLQTLNWQEDLCINDLIHPNDSGHLIIFNSIWPIYLDVKIRISKR from the coding sequence ATGTATTCAAATAACAACATTTATAAATCACTGAACAGAATCTTATTATTTGGAATAATTTTTTATTTATGTCAAGGTTGCGCATCAAAAAACATTACAGACGAACTAGTTAATGATAAAATTGTAGTAGTAGTTTTAGGTTCTTCAAATGCTTTTGGTATAGGAGCAAGTTCACCAAATCAGTCTTGGGTAGGATTACTTAAAAAGGCGTCATCCGATTTGATTATAAATCTTAGTATATCAGGATCTACAACTTATACTTTTTTACCTTATAATTCACCAAATTATCGTAATATAAAACCGGACAAATTAAGAAATATAGACGCCGCAATTAATTTGCTCCCTAAAATTATTATATTTTCTATTACAACAAATGATATTGCTTCTGGATATTCTATTGATGAATACCTTAATAACATGGAATTGATGACTAATTTATGCATTTCAAATAAAGTTGAATATATAATTACATCTACACTTCCCAGAAATCCACTTCCGTTTGAACAAAGAAAAGCACTGTATGATTTGAATCGGCGACTTGAAAAAGCATATGGTAATAGATATGTAGAAATTTATAATCCGGTTGCCAATTTACAAACCTTAAATTGGCAAGAAGACCTTTGCATAAATGATTTGATTCATCCAAATGACAGTGGTCACTTAATTATTTTTAACAGCATTTGGCCAATTTATTTGGATGTGAAAATTAGAATTTCAAAACGATGA